CCAAAATCCAGAACCAACAACGGCCCATTTGATGGGAAAACCCGCTTCTAGATAGGCGCTGATATCATTTTCAACGGATGATTGAAAAGTATTCCAGCCTAGGGAGCCGAAGGCCTCATACCCCAATTGGAAAAATCGATGTTTAGGCTTTAGGTCGGGATAACCCTCGGCTATCTTCACTTGTCTATATGTCTGGTAAATTTGCTTTGGAGAACCTAAAAAGTAATAAATGGCAGCAGATTTCACACCGGAAACACCCAATCTATTCTCTATATCGGTGATTGCCACCCGTTTCGTTTGTTCTGCGAAAAGTACCTGAGCAAAGTGGTGGGCCGGGAAAATGGTAAATGTAGAAATGAAGCGGTGCTCGTTGTCCCGGTTCCCGAAGTCATCATCAACAAAATTGCTGATCGCTGTATTTTCGCCAAAGCCCCCATGATCGCCCAAGCCGTAGGCCGGTTGGAGGGGCGCAGTACGGAAATCGATCTGGTAGGTCTCTTCCTTATCCAGCTGATTTTCGGGCGTTAGTTTGATCATGAAGAAGTCTTTGGAAAGTTGGATCTCGACTATCGCTGATAGGTCGCTGCTGTTTGTTACCAGTGCTCTAAATAGCGTGGGCGTACATTGCCGCACGCGCACCTTATTTATGGCATAAGTCTGGGTATCGGTTACAAGCGAAAAAGACAAGTTGCCCTGAGGATGTGGTTCGATCAGTGTTGTATGATATTGGATCCCAAAATTCAAGGTGTTGGTATCTATGTGTAAGATGTATTGGTCATTTTTGAGTTCGATGGTTTGCGGGTGCTGTGCCTGCACGTTTGTGGTGAAGCAAATAAGCATACTTAGATTAAAGGCAAAGTTGCCCATTAGGTCTTTTGGATCACATAACAATAGCTGTCGAATCCTTGCACCAATCTTATCTGTATATGTTTTATTACTTGACACCGACTCCAATTTTATTTATGCCACTTATAATAGTTATTGATCAATCCTTTATCATACCCAGTAGTTCGTCGAGATATTGTTCATAAACTCCTCGCGGATTTGTGTGGTGCTGTTTGGCAATGGCCGCCGCCATACCTACTACCTCTCCCATCATCCCACAGGTTCGCATCACACGCGTACTGCCAAACGCAACATGCGTGGTACTGATATTACGCCCTGCCATAAATAGATTCTCGATGTTGCGACTATATAAACACCGGTAGGGTATGGTATAAGGTGCCACACGTACATGTTCCGTACTAGCAAAAAACTCTTCCCCAGGAAAATATAAACTGTTTTCTTTTTGCGGGAAGTGAAGGTCGATCGTCCAAGTTGCAGTTACTGTAGCATCGGGATACATTTCCCCTTCCTGAACGTCCATTTGCGTAAGAATATGATCACCCATCAAACGTCGCGATTCGCGTTTACCACCGATATAGGCCACCCATGCCAGTGCCCGGTTTCCATATTTCTCCGGTTTATTATTTTTTAAATAAGACCAATTGCCAAAAATAGCTCTCAGGTTATGATCTCGGATATGTTCAGCTTCGGCAATGGTGTTCATATTGCCAAAGCCGGTTTCCCATTGCCAATCAGAACGCTCTTCGTCGATGTGGTACTCGTCTGAGAACGGAAGGGCCCAGGGTGTTTCAGGGAAGCTTGATACGGAATCCTCAGGCAAGGAAGCCCATAGATTGGATGTGCCCAAGGTAAATTCGTCGCTTGCTTCCGGCGCAAAGGACTCACCCGTTTCCGAACGGCTCTCACGCCCCATACGGTAGTCGGCGCCTGAAAGATAGCCCACAGTACCGTCGCCGGTGCAATCGGAGAAAAAGGCTCCGGTAAACCGGATTTCTTGATTGGTCTTGATATTTCTGCCTATAACCGCGGTGATTCTATTGCCGTTTTTTTCCAATCGGTACACGTGGGTATTCAGGTACAAGCTAATGTTCTTCTCATACTTGATGATATCCAGTTTCCGTTGATCTCCATATTGTTTGGCGTCGGGATTGCCATTTCCGGGATCGCCATTGTCTAACTCACGAACAATTCTTCCCAGCTTTGGATGGTGATTTTTATCGACATCGCCCATCAGATGCACCCGTATCTCCGAGCTGTTGTTACCTCCTAAAAGCGGGCGGTCTTGAATAAGGGCAACCTTCAAGCCCAAACGGGCAGCAGAAATAGCGGCGCAGGTACCCGCCACGCCGCCTCCAACAACTACCAGGTCAAAGTTTCCGGCCTCTTCTCTCGTACCATCAAGGTCAAGCAGCGTTCGGCGTAACTGAGCTATATCTGCCGAGTCCTGAGGAGGTTCAGTTTTCGATGTACTGAACAGTAAGGCATCACAACGGCCATTGAAGCCTGTAAGGTCCTTTAATCGAATTTCTGTGGGCTGGTCGCCCACTTCAACTACTCCTCCATAATACCACTTCCAATCTATTGCTCCGCTTTCCCCAAAGGTGCCGCCCACCTGTTTGCCATCTACCCACACACTGAATTTTCCAGGCCCCTTAGGAAAGGGAGCCCAATCTTTTGTTCGTACCCAGAGGTGGTATGTGCCTTTTTGCTCAAACTGTACCTTTGTTGTAGCATCACGCACGGGCCTTCCCATGCCATGGGCCATTAGGTAAGATGATTGAATAACGGGAAAAGACTGTTGGTCTATAACCCAGCCTCCGGTATCATCAAAGGATTCAGCCTCCAATAAGTGCTGCGTTTGTGCTGTTGAATAAATCGAGATCATCAAAAGACCAAGGATTATAGTAAAATGATATAAGGCAAAGAGCGCTTTTGTTTTCATCTGTCTATTTTTTTAAGTTATCAGATGGAGCCCTTGATGATTAAAAATAATTGTTGTCCGTTGTGTTTAACAATTATTTTAGTCACGTCGGGTTCATCATAATGGTTTTTTTAGTAAAGTTTCGATACGTTTAGCGATATCTTCATTGTATTTATGCTGATGCGTGCCCAATAAATCTTTGATGTCCTCTTTCAACGAAAGCTCTCCGAATTTCTCCAAAACACCCACTTTTAATCGATAATTCCCCGTTAAAAAAGTCTCCCACAACCACTGTTGCTGTGCTGTACTTTGAAAATACCGGGGTGAAAGCTTTTTTAAAACCCTGCTAGCTATGAAAACATTGGGGTTGCGGATGAGGTTGATGACTTTCTGCTCGTAACCCTTCGCCACAATACCATCGCTATCCAAAACTTTATCTAGCGCATAATACTGATAACGATGGTTCTGACTAACTAAAAATTCGGATAATAACTTTGAAGACATCATCGTATCGGTGATTCTTTTGATGGTGTCTACCACTCTGCCATGACTGATATGCCACAAAGTGTAACAGGTATACAAAGCGCCTGAAACCGTAAGCGCTTGCAAAGATTTTTTAGTAGCGCCCGTGACCGCATCGACCTCTCCAGGAGTGGTCTCGCTTGTAGACGCAACCAGTTCATCCATTTTGTAATCTTTTAGCAAACTATTCGAATCAGCCAGAATGCTATGCAGTTGCTCATATTCTTCTGCTGAAAACTCTTCATGATCAACTTTAGTTAAGGGCTGTTGCATGGGAACAGTATAGCGAAGATAACTTCCCAACAAATCCCATTGAAGTTTTATATAAACAGGTTTACATATATCATCGTCGCAAACCGGTGTAAAAATATCGGCATAGTAGTATTGCGGAGATCCTTTGCTATCACAGAACAAGCGCACATCGTAGTTTATCCCGTTATATTCTTCAACGGGAAAAACCAACGAGTCTTGACCTCCAATGGAGCTAACACCAGCTGCCATAAAAGCTTTCGTCATAAACAATAACAGGATCAACATCAATTTACTCATATTGTCAATTCCAATCGGGGTTCTGTGTTAATTCCGGGTTGGCATTCAGCTCTTCTTGAGGGATCGGAAAATATTTATGTTTTGGCTGAATATTTCGTACGGGATAGACGTCGTTTACAGCTTGTGGAATGATTTCCAGAAACTTGTCGGTACGGCTGAGGTCGTACCAGCGGTCGCCCTCAGCAAAAAACTCCCAAGCTCTCTCCTGAAGTACCACATCCAGGAAATCGGTCTGCCCAAGCCCCTGTGGTAAGTCATCCAGTCCAGCCCTATTTCTAATAGCGTTAGCATAAGTATAGGCTTTACCCGAAGGTCCATTGAGATGTGCTTCTGCCTCTGCGGCGATAAGGTAGAGATCTGCAAGGCGAAAAATCGGAATATTGCGCACAGAACTGGTTACCGAAACCGGATCCTGATACTTTTTAATCAATACCCCTTCCTGTGTAATAGGCGTAATGGCCCGTTGCGGAACCCATTGTCCATCCCGGTTCAGGTAGGTGGTATCGAGCAATAAACGACGTTCATCACCGGGATCGAAGCTATTAAAGAAATCCATATAGGCAAACATAGATCCGTAAGTTGTACGCCCATATTCTGCACCGTCACTTCCAGACGGCCCGGTCAGTCCTACCATCTGATGGCCATTACCCGGTGAAATGGGATCAACTTCAAAAGACCATATCATCTCCTGTCGTGCACTTTCCTCATTGGTGTAATAAAACAAATCTACGACACTTTCCATGAGCGTGTAGGCCCCTGCATTGAGCACCGATTCGGCTTTTTCTAAAGCGATACTCCAGTCTTCATGGTATAATGCCGCTTTTGCGTGTAAAGCATGAACGGCTTCTTTTGACGGTCGTCCGGGTTGCACTGCCGGAAAAGAAGGTAAGCCCGAATTATAGGCAACATCTAGATCAGCGTAGATCTGTGCATAGACTTCATTCAAAGGGCTTTTAGCGGTGTAGGCATCTGCTTCTGTAGTACTTGGTGCAATTTTAATAGGTATTTCACCAAAATTTTTGGCCAGCATCCAGTGGAAGAAAGCTCGCAGAAAATAAGCTTCTCCTATGATCTGCGTTTTACGTGTTTCGTCCATCTGCGCTTCCGGGACTTTTTCAATGATCCAATTAGCCCGCTCGATACCCTGATAACAGGATGTCCAGATCTGCTGTGGTGACTCGTTTAACCTCCCCTGGCTCCGCTGTGTGGTATAAGTGGGCTCGACAGTAAATAAGGTCAAGGTGTTTCGACCAACGACGGCGCGCGGATAGGTCTGGTCATCGCTGAAATCCGGAACCAGCAAAGCCGCTGGGCCACCGTAAAGCCCCCCCATGGCACCGTACGCCGCTATCAAAGCTTTCTCCGCATCCGATGCCGTCTTATAGTAAGACTCGGTGAAAATAGAGGAATAAATGGTTTCATCGAGTTTGCAGGTAACCAGACCTAAACTCATGGCCAGTACAAAGACTGGTATATATCGTGTTTTAAGTGTTTTCATTACTGTAGTTTTTATTCTATTAATCAAACCTTAGAAACTTACTTGTAAACCGGCCAGATATGACCTGGCCTGCGGATAAACTAAGTTATCAATACCAATAATGGTGTTCGACCCTGCATAAGAATTCACTTCAGGGTCAAAGCCCGAATACTTCGTCCAAGTGAATGGGTTGTTGGCACTTACATACACCCTTATCCTATTGATTTTCCCCGAGCCGTTCCAGGTGTATCCCAAATTAATATTCCGCACCCGTAGGTAAGAGCCGTCTTCCATCGCATAATCCGTAATAGGCAATCTCCCGGCAACAAAAGGACTTACGTATTGGTTGCTGGGATTCTCCGGTGTCCATCGGTCAACCATTTCCTGAAACAGGTTTCGCTGGCCGAGCGGATTTTCAAAAGATAATCTGCTGATATTGTAGATATCGTTCCCATAGCTACCGGAAAGCAGTACCCCTAGATCGAAATTTTTATACTGGAGATTCGTAGAAAACCCAAAGATAAAGTCTGGGTTTGGGTCGCCAGTTATGATTTGATCGTCTGTATTGATGAGTCCGTCGTTGTTGACATCACGCACCTTATGGCCTCCGGTACGACCATCATATCCGGAAATAATGTCTTCTCCGCTTTGATTGATGCCATCAAAAACATAGGTCTTAAAAACACCTAATGGTTCACCCACTTTCAATAAGGTAAAATTGGTCATGAATCGCTCATCAGTTACCCCTCCATCCAAATCCAAGATTTTATTTCTGTTCATGGTTATATTTGCCGCGACAGACCAATGGAGATCTGAATCAACGATAACGGCATTGGTTGCTAATTCAAAGCCCCGATTTTGGAGAGAAGCGAAATTGCCGGTGATCGTTTGGTATCCTGAAGAGAAAGGCAGCGCTTTCACAAAAAGCAAATCGTCAGTACGTTTGTGATAATAATCTGCCACAATAGACCAACGCCCGTCAAAGAAACTGGCATCAATACCCACATTGGTTTGCGTCGATTTTTCCCAACGTAAGTTTGGATTGGCAATACCTGTTGTCGCGATGCCGGTTTCCCACAAATGATTAAAATTATAACCCCCGGTGGCAGCAACCATCGCTAAGGATTGATACGGATCTATACCATCCGCATTACCGGTTGTACCGTAACTGGCCCTCAGTTTTAAGTCGCTCAATTGGTTAAAGTTTTGGAATAGCGGTTCCTCGATCAATCGCCATGCGGCGGAGATGGCCGGAAAGAACCCATACTTGTTATTGGCCCCAAACTTACTAGATCCGTCGACACGGGCGGTAATGTCTACAAAGATTTTATCCTTATAGCCGTAATTGGCACGAGCCATATAAGAATCGAGCCGTAATCTACTGCGCTCGCTTGACACGTTACGGTTTAATGCTAACTGTAAAGCTTCATTTTTTGTCGCATCATTTGGGAACCCCGTTGCCTCAATGAGATTAACCTTTAAGCTTTCAGACTGGGTAGCAAAAAGCCCTGTCAATTTCAAGGAATGATCTTCCCCGATATTTGTGGTATAGGTTATTAAACTCTCATGTAACAGGTTGAGAAAATCCCGGTTGTATTTCGACGCGTTCCCCGAATTTTCGTTCAGGTCTTGTTCGGCAATAATCGATAAGGGCGAATACGTATCGTGTAGGCGATCGTCGATATCAACGTTAAAAGACGCGCGATAAGATAGTCCGGGCAGGATAGTATATTCACCATATACATTAGCCAAAGTTCTCTTAATGGCACGCTGCTGCAAAATCTCGGTAAAGTTTAAAGGATTAACCACCTCCCGATATCTTCCTCCGCGCTGCTCGGCGAAAGGGAAAATGCTACCGTCTTCACGGTAGGGCGCTAATGTAGGAGGAGCGCCGAGCGCTGCACCTAAGACACTGCCGGTTACTACTCCGGCATCGCCCAATGTCGTGGAACCTGCGCTAATACCATGATTTACGGAATAGCTGCCTAATATACTGGTACCTACTTTGAACCGGTCGTTTACGCGGTGATCCATATTTAAGCGGTACGAGTACCGTTCAAAACTAGAATTGATAATAACACCGTCTTGGTTGAAATAATTTAATGATAGCGCCAACTGTGTTTTATCATTACCTCCGTTGATAGATAGTTGATGGTTTTGGATAGGTGCGTCTTGAAAAATGAGGTTCTGCCAATTAACTCCCTCTCCCAACGCGGCCGGATCGGAGTAAAAGTTATCGTTAAATACTTCATTTTCCAGCTGTGCAAATTCGGCAGCATTTAGCACATTAAGGGTTTTGGCGACGCTTTGCACGCCATAGTAACTATCCAGTTCGACTCTCGTAACCCCAGCTTTACCCCGCTTTGTGGTGATTAATACTACTCCGTTTGCAGCCCGGGCACCGTAGATGGCCGAAGCAGAGGCATCTTTGAGCACTTCCACAGATTCAATATCATTGGGGTTTATTGTCGATAATGGACTCACGTCATTAATGCCTCCGCCATTGGAAATCTGGATACCATCAACCACATATAGCGGCTCTGAACTGCCATTGATGGAATTCGTTCCGCGAATTCTCATACTAATATTGCCTCCCGGCGAACCCGAATTCTGATTAATCTGTACTCCTGCCACCCTTGCTTGTAAACCTTGCGCCACATTGACAACGGGCATTTGCGTAAGCTCATCGGCCTTTACGGATGCAATAGAACCCGTTGTTTCGATTTTTCGCTGTGTCCCGTACCCCACTACAACGACCTCCCCCAGTTGTTCGCTGCTCGGAGTGAGCAACACATCTACCTGGCTTTTTCCCTGTACTGCTATTACTTGTTTTTCGTAACCTACCATGGAGAAGGTTAATACGGTATCAACAGCTCTAATCTGAATTTGGTACTTCCCCTCTTCATTGGTTTTTGTCGTGACACGGGCCATTTCCGTAGCAATGGTTACCCCAGAAAGACCGTCACCTGTTGACGCATCCCTAACCGTGCCGGTCAGGTTTCGCGATTCCTGAGCAAACAGCAACGTTGCGCCCAAGTTAAAAATGAATGTAAAAATACATTGCCTCATCGTTATCATAACTATAGTTTAAATTGGTTATAGCGTTTTATGGTGATCAGCTAGCTAGCTGCAATGGTTCTAATATTCCAGGTATAAATTGCACAAGCAGGATTACCGCGCTATGCATAGGTTTTGTATGAATAGATAGGCGCTCTCCGTTAAGACCCTTCGGGTTGATCTCCTTATGCAGTATATTCCATTTCTCGCATTCGTAGGTAATATTCAGTATAAAATCAGCTGTTTTCATATCAGTATTCCTAATTATAATTGGTATGGTCTGGTCTGGTTATTTAGTACAATTATAGATTCTTTTTTTATTCCATCCAAATTTTTTTTTATTTTTTCAGTTTAGACGGCTTTAATCGGCACTTATTTACAAAAACACGCTATGCTGGTTTGGTTTGCTATGCTAATTCACTATTTTTGCGTAAACAGTAGATCATCATGACCTCGGATTTAAGTGAAAATACGGTAGCGCTAAACCATCGCATGAAATATTTGCAATTGGTGGACTATATAAACAAGCTGATTGAATCTGATCAGCTTCACATTGGCGATCGTCTCCCCTCCCTGAAGCAGCTGGAAAAGGACCTCGGGATGAGTAAGGAAACACTGTTAAAAGGCTTGAACCATTTATTGGAAAAGGGGATTATAGAATCCGTCTACCGAAAAGGCTATTACGTGAAAAAAAAATCGGTTACCCATACTTTCCGTGTTTTTCTTTTGCTTGATAAAATGAATGTAATGCGTGACAGGTTGTATCATACGCTTTTTGATAATCTGAAGGACATGGCAGATCTTGATGTTTACTTCCACCATCACAATTTCAAGGTGTTCGAGAATCTCATCCGCGAAAATCTTAGCAATTACACCCACTTCGTCATCACCACCTTCATGAAAGAAGATGTAGCTCCCATCCTAAACCTCATCCCTGCGTCAAAACGTATTGTTATTGATTATAACCAGCCTAGCCTGGAGGGCAATTATTCTTGCATTTATCAAGACTTTGAGCATGATATATATGATGCGTTAGTTCAACTCAAGAACCGTCTGTCCAACTATCAGAAACTCGTACTCATTGCACCTTCTGCAGCGGTCCATGCACGTCATGTGATGGATGGTTTTTTACGCTTTTGCATGGAAAATGACATCTCGTACACCATACAACAAGAAGTGGAGACAGCAGGTTTTCATAAGGGCAATGCTTATATTACATTTAGCAGATACGACACTGATGATGTGGCACTTATTAAGCTAGCAAGAAGTAAAGGCTATCAGTTAGGAAAAGATATTGGCCTTATCTCTTACAATGATAGTGCCGTGAAGGAAATTTTAGAGGGCGGCATAACGGTTATTTCTACTGACTTCGAAGCCATGGCTAGAGAGGTAAGCCGTGCAGTCCTGAACAGGGAAACCATCGTACTTCGTAACCCGACACCGATAATTGTACGGCAGTCCTTTTGACCTGTTTTTCAGCCGCTTTCCTCGTTACTCTTCAGTAATAAGCAGATTCCTTTACCTATTGCGTATAAACATGAAACAAGGAAAGAATATAGAATATTATTGCAAAATGAAGGTAATTTATGTTACCTTCGATAAGCTTCCACTGATATACCTCGTTTAACATAATTGCCCAAGAAAAGCCAAAAAATTATATGCGACAAAAAGAAGAATTATATTTGTTGTTTGATAAAATAGTGCTGGAAAATGAAGATATAAGGCTCTCTGTATTAGAAGGATCAAGAACAAACAGCAATATACCGGAAGACAACTTTCAGGACTATGACCTCTCTTTTTTCGTTACGGATATACAAAAGTATACGAAGCATGAAGATTGGTTGAAAGTATTCGGTGGCGAAATTATTGCCATGCAAAAACCAGAGGATATGGAATTATTTCCTTCGGAGTGCGAAAATTATTATAGTTATCTAATGTATTTTGATGACGGCATAAAATTAGATCTCACCATAATCCCTATTACCTTCGTTGATGAATATTTTTCTGCCGCCGATGGATTGAACAAAATCTTGATCGACAAAGACAATTTAGCTCCTGCAAACCTACATCCATCAGATAGATTGTATTGGATAAAGCGGCCTTCGGCACGAAGTTATGATGATTGCTGCAATGAGTTCTGGCATGTTTCCACCTACATTGCCAAGGCCTTTGCCAGAAAGGAGATACTCTACGCATTGCACCTATTCAATCAAATTAGTCGCCCTGAACTGTTGCGCATGATGTCTTGGGAGATAGGCATCAGGTGTGGATTTGACTTCAGTTTAGGCAAAAATTATAAATTTATTGATCGATATATAACGCCTGCAACATTTGATAATTTAATGAAAACCTTTTCTCTTGATGGTTACGAAAAAGCACGAAATGCTTTTGAGCAGTGCTGTGAAATGTTCCGAACCTATTCGAAACTTATAGCGGATAAACTGGGTTTTGATTATCCGATTTATGATAAAAACCTAACAGCTTTCAGTAGAAAGTACTACACTTAGACTTCCGATAAACCGTAGGCAATGGGGCTGGTGCGTGCACGTTAACTTCGTCCTCATAACCTCGTTTCAACCCGCCGAATTGTTCCATCGTAAGCTTCATAATAGTATACTGCTCTTTTGCCTCTAGCATTAGTGTACAGTTCGAAGGTGAAGCAAACTATCAGGGCCGAAAACTGTATTAATTAAACGGGCAATTACTAGAGCCATGAGCTGAAGAGACATTCGACAGGAAAGTCTAAATTAATTTGACACATAGCTGCGCATACAAACCCGGGAAATACATTTATCTCTTATCTATGAAAATTTCCATTTTCCATTTCTTTCTTTTGGTGATCAGCAAATGTTTTGCTCAAAATATACCGCCATTTGTATATGATGGTGATGACCGTATTGTATACGAGCAGGAGATGGATTGCGAAAACCTATCTAAAGAACAAATGTATAACCAGGCCTTGACATGGATTGCCGATACATTCGAATCATCCAAGTATGTGATCGAAAAGCAAGCCGAAACATCAGGTAGTATAATAGGCTCAGCAAAACGCAGCTTTTCGTTCCCCTCGGGTGTTACGACGGCTTACTATGAAGTAAATTTCTATTTTCAGCTCGATGTAAAAGACCAGCAACTGACGTACCGCCTTGCTGATTTAACTGCTATAAGAAGTGGAAATACCACCGAAACACCGATAGAAGATATCGTCGAGTATGCCAAAGGCAGCAAAAGCTCAGTGGGTTTTCCAAAAGACTATGCGGTGGCTCTGCTATCAGCAGGTAATGAAGTAATAGAAGAAATGCTGGGAAGTCTTGCCGATTCCGTCTGCCCGGACGCCGATTTGTAAAGAACCGTTAACCATTGCCAACAAGCCAGATTCTTCGTAATATTGTATATGTTAAATTTTTCACAAAAAACCAGCACCGAATTAATCCTGAAAATGATTATTGTGATCGGAAAACCTTCTGCGCTACATGGCTTTTGTGACAAATTGAAAGTTGCCGGATTCCTGTATGAATCAAATGAGCGAAACGCTTCATAATAAATACGCCAATCACTGATCCATTAAATTAATTGATGCGCTTATGTCTGGATATTCAATGTCAGGAACCACATTGAAGGTAATCAAACCGAGCTCGAAAAGCGACAGGAGCTTTAACCTGATTTACCTTTATTTCATTTTACTGCTAAACACCCTTCACATCAGCTTTTTATGCGCACAGGAAACCGGTTCTCAGGAAGCGGTAAAAGTGGGGGTTTATGTTAGTCCCCCTTTTGTTATGGAGGAGGAGGATGGCTTTACGGGAATGTCGATCGAACTTTGGGAGG
This Olivibacter sp. SDN3 DNA region includes the following protein-coding sequences:
- a CDS encoding FAD-dependent oxidoreductase, yielding MKTKALFALYHFTIILGLLMISIYSTAQTQHLLEAESFDDTGGWVIDQQSFPVIQSSYLMAHGMGRPVRDATTKVQFEQKGTYHLWVRTKDWAPFPKGPGKFSVWVDGKQVGGTFGESGAIDWKWYYGGVVEVGDQPTEIRLKDLTGFNGRCDALLFSTSKTEPPQDSADIAQLRRTLLDLDGTREEAGNFDLVVVGGGVAGTCAAISAARLGLKVALIQDRPLLGGNNSSEIRVHLMGDVDKNHHPKLGRIVRELDNGDPGNGNPDAKQYGDQRKLDIIKYEKNISLYLNTHVYRLEKNGNRITAVIGRNIKTNQEIRFTGAFFSDCTGDGTVGYLSGADYRMGRESRSETGESFAPEASDEFTLGTSNLWASLPEDSVSSFPETPWALPFSDEYHIDEERSDWQWETGFGNMNTIAEAEHIRDHNLRAIFGNWSYLKNNKPEKYGNRALAWVAYIGGKRESRRLMGDHILTQMDVQEGEMYPDATVTATWTIDLHFPQKENSLYFPGEEFFASTEHVRVAPYTIPYRCLYSRNIENLFMAGRNISTTHVAFGSTRVMRTCGMMGEVVGMAAAIAKQHHTNPRGVYEQYLDELLGMIKD
- a CDS encoding RagB/SusD family nutrient uptake outer membrane protein, with product MKTLKTRYIPVFVLAMSLGLVTCKLDETIYSSIFTESYYKTASDAEKALIAAYGAMGGLYGGPAALLVPDFSDDQTYPRAVVGRNTLTLFTVEPTYTTQRSQGRLNESPQQIWTSCYQGIERANWIIEKVPEAQMDETRKTQIIGEAYFLRAFFHWMLAKNFGEIPIKIAPSTTEADAYTAKSPLNEVYAQIYADLDVAYNSGLPSFPAVQPGRPSKEAVHALHAKAALYHEDWSIALEKAESVLNAGAYTLMESVVDLFYYTNEESARQEMIWSFEVDPISPGNGHQMVGLTGPSGSDGAEYGRTTYGSMFAYMDFFNSFDPGDERRLLLDTTYLNRDGQWVPQRAITPITQEGVLIKKYQDPVSVTSSVRNIPIFRLADLYLIAAEAEAHLNGPSGKAYTYANAIRNRAGLDDLPQGLGQTDFLDVVLQERAWEFFAEGDRWYDLSRTDKFLEIIPQAVNDVYPVRNIQPKHKYFPIPQEELNANPELTQNPDWN
- a CDS encoding TonB-dependent receptor, which gives rise to MITMRQCIFTFIFNLGATLLFAQESRNLTGTVRDASTGDGLSGVTIATEMARVTTKTNEEGKYQIQIRAVDTVLTFSMVGYEKQVIAVQGKSQVDVLLTPSSEQLGEVVVVGYGTQRKIETTGSIASVKADELTQMPVVNVAQGLQARVAGVQINQNSGSPGGNISMRIRGTNSINGSSEPLYVVDGIQISNGGGINDVSPLSTINPNDIESVEVLKDASASAIYGARAANGVVLITTKRGKAGVTRVELDSYYGVQSVAKTLNVLNAAEFAQLENEVFNDNFYSDPAALGEGVNWQNLIFQDAPIQNHQLSINGGNDKTQLALSLNYFNQDGVIINSSFERYSYRLNMDHRVNDRFKVGTSILGSYSVNHGISAGSTTLGDAGVVTGSVLGAALGAPPTLAPYREDGSIFPFAEQRGGRYREVVNPLNFTEILQQRAIKRTLANVYGEYTILPGLSYRASFNVDIDDRLHDTYSPLSIIAEQDLNENSGNASKYNRDFLNLLHESLITYTTNIGEDHSLKLTGLFATQSESLKVNLIEATGFPNDATKNEALQLALNRNVSSERSRLRLDSYMARANYGYKDKIFVDITARVDGSSKFGANNKYGFFPAISAAWRLIEEPLFQNFNQLSDLKLRASYGTTGNADGIDPYQSLAMVAATGGYNFNHLWETGIATTGIANPNLRWEKSTQTNVGIDASFFDGRWSIVADYYHKRTDDLLFVKALPFSSGYQTITGNFASLQNRGFELATNAVIVDSDLHWSVAANITMNRNKILDLDGGVTDERFMTNFTLLKVGEPLGVFKTYVFDGINQSGEDIISGYDGRTGGHKVRDVNNDGLINTDDQIITGDPNPDFIFGFSTNLQYKNFDLGVLLSGSYGNDIYNISRLSFENPLGQRNLFQEMVDRWTPENPSNQYVSPFVAGRLPITDYAMEDGSYLRVRNINLGYTWNGSGKINRIRVYVSANNPFTWTKYSGFDPEVNSYAGSNTIIGIDNLVYPQARSYLAGLQVSF
- a CDS encoding GntR family transcriptional regulator; its protein translation is MTSDLSENTVALNHRMKYLQLVDYINKLIESDQLHIGDRLPSLKQLEKDLGMSKETLLKGLNHLLEKGIIESVYRKGYYVKKKSVTHTFRVFLLLDKMNVMRDRLYHTLFDNLKDMADLDVYFHHHNFKVFENLIRENLSNYTHFVITTFMKEDVAPILNLIPASKRIVIDYNQPSLEGNYSCIYQDFEHDIYDALVQLKNRLSNYQKLVLIAPSAAVHARHVMDGFLRFCMENDISYTIQQEVETAGFHKGNAYITFSRYDTDDVALIKLARSKGYQLGKDIGLISYNDSAVKEILEGGITVISTDFEAMAREVSRAVLNRETIVLRNPTPIIVRQSF
- a CDS encoding aminoglycoside 6-adenylyltransferase, which gives rise to MRQKEELYLLFDKIVLENEDIRLSVLEGSRTNSNIPEDNFQDYDLSFFVTDIQKYTKHEDWLKVFGGEIIAMQKPEDMELFPSECENYYSYLMYFDDGIKLDLTIIPITFVDEYFSAADGLNKILIDKDNLAPANLHPSDRLYWIKRPSARSYDDCCNEFWHVSTYIAKAFARKEILYALHLFNQISRPELLRMMSWEIGIRCGFDFSLGKNYKFIDRYITPATFDNLMKTFSLDGYEKARNAFEQCCEMFRTYSKLIADKLGFDYPIYDKNLTAFSRKYYT
- a CDS encoding DUF4468 domain-containing protein, which gives rise to MKISIFHFFLLVISKCFAQNIPPFVYDGDDRIVYEQEMDCENLSKEQMYNQALTWIADTFESSKYVIEKQAETSGSIIGSAKRSFSFPSGVTTAYYEVNFYFQLDVKDQQLTYRLADLTAIRSGNTTETPIEDIVEYAKGSKSSVGFPKDYAVALLSAGNEVIEEMLGSLADSVCPDADL